From a region of the Fischerella sp. JS2 genome:
- a CDS encoding ParA family protein produces the protein MIIGLTNQKGGAGKTTVSGHLAYWLSQRGTVMVGDADAQASSTNWMKDLQLPCKTMIDPDDLFDELPALAEQYDAVVVDGPGSLSETTKAILSRCDLALVPCKPAGLDMHSTSKMLRIL, from the coding sequence ATGATTATTGGGTTAACGAACCAAAAAGGGGGAGCAGGCAAAACCACTGTATCTGGGCATTTGGCATATTGGTTAAGCCAACGCGGAACAGTGATGGTTGGGGATGCAGATGCACAAGCTAGCAGTACCAATTGGATGAAAGACCTGCAACTGCCGTGTAAAACAATGATAGACCCGGATGATTTATTTGATGAACTTCCAGCACTAGCAGAACAATATGATGCTGTAGTTGTAGACGGTCCAGGTAGCCTGAGTGAGACAACCAAGGCAATCTTATCTAGATGTGACTTGGCTTTAGTACCCTGTAAACCAGCAGGTCTAGATATGCACAGTACATCCAAGATGTTACGTATCCTATGA
- a CDS encoding HNH endonuclease, giving the protein MEAQPPFQQPHILQNSVVVFSKNYLPLARINIKRAVVLLVTGQAESLDFSSTKQWEVRSPSVVLQVPSHIRLTVGNPERHWKVPPVNRREVLRRDNHTCQYCGSTKHLTLLHVIPRSKGGQHTWDNVVTACEKCNSTKSDRLPHEAGMVLKTKPKAPIHPAVAFAEQFWNVQRLSESE; this is encoded by the coding sequence ATGGAAGCTCAACCACCTTTTCAGCAACCACACATATTACAAAACTCAGTGGTGGTGTTCTCCAAAAACTACCTACCACTGGCACGGATTAACATCAAACGCGCTGTTGTGCTGTTAGTCACGGGTCAGGCAGAGTCGTTGGATTTCAGCAGCACAAAGCAGTGGGAAGTCCGTTCACCCAGCGTTGTACTACAAGTACCATCACATATCCGCTTAACTGTTGGCAATCCCGAACGGCATTGGAAAGTACCTCCTGTCAACCGTCGTGAAGTTTTGAGGCGAGACAACCACACCTGCCAATACTGCGGTAGTACCAAGCATTTAACGCTCTTACATGTAATACCCCGCTCAAAAGGTGGACAGCATACTTGGGACAACGTTGTAACAGCGTGCGAAAAATGCAACTCAACCAAGAGCGATCGCCTGCCACATGAAGCGGGAATGGTACTGAAAACCAAGCCTAAAGCCCCGATTCACCCAGCAGTGGCATTTGCCGAACAGTTTTGGAATGTACAACGCCTGAGTGAATCTGAGTAA
- a CDS encoding ParB/RepB/Spo0J family partition protein produces the protein MAKDRRLVEDFIFRDEEANKKPTTMPLSLIVLPKEELRYYIDPEEVEKIVASARKNGILESLLVRPIPGSKQHEVVAGAKRYRAAQILELASVPVVVRELNDEDALEIALIENFARSALTDLEETDGVVRLLAVKLKISPQEVPPLLHHIQNQLRGRLATNNVIGNDVIAVVQSCLTSLGNIKLDSFISNRLPLLNLPSDILEVLRQGKLETSKAKAIARVGDEETRKELLENAIAYNLSLNEIKRKIKEIEQQFFPETSSIKDQVDDTLRRFKQSKVWDDPKKKAKVEKLLAQLEALMKDDKTN, from the coding sequence ATGGCAAAGGATAGACGACTGGTAGAAGATTTCATCTTTAGGGACGAGGAGGCAAATAAAAAGCCGACTACTATGCCTCTAAGTTTGATTGTGTTGCCCAAAGAGGAACTGCGCTACTACATTGACCCAGAAGAAGTAGAAAAAATAGTTGCTAGTGCCAGAAAAAACGGCATACTCGAATCGCTTTTGGTTCGTCCTATCCCTGGTAGTAAGCAACATGAAGTAGTAGCAGGGGCAAAACGCTACAGAGCAGCACAGATTCTTGAACTTGCATCCGTCCCTGTAGTCGTCCGCGAACTTAATGACGAAGATGCCCTAGAAATTGCCCTCATAGAAAACTTTGCTCGTTCAGCACTCACTGACCTTGAAGAAACAGATGGAGTTGTAAGGCTTTTAGCTGTCAAGCTCAAAATTTCACCCCAAGAAGTACCACCACTGCTGCATCACATCCAAAACCAACTTCGGGGTAGACTCGCCACCAATAACGTTATTGGCAATGATGTAATTGCTGTAGTGCAATCTTGTTTAACCTCACTCGGCAACATCAAACTAGATTCATTTATCAGTAATCGTCTGCCCTTACTCAATTTACCCAGCGACATTTTAGAGGTGTTGCGCCAGGGGAAATTGGAGACAAGTAAAGCCAAAGCGATCGCACGAGTTGGTGATGAGGAAACTAGAAAAGAACTGCTAGAGAATGCCATAGCCTACAATCTCTCACTCAATGAAATCAAACGCAAAATTAAAGAAATTGAGCAGCAATTTTTCCCAGAAACCTCATCAATAAAAGACCAAGTTGATGATACTTTACGCCGCTTCAAACAATCTAAAGTGTGGGATGACCCCAAGAAAAAAGCCAAGGTAGAGAAGCTGTTGGCACAGTTAGAAGCATTGATGAAAGATGACAAGACCAATTGA
- a CDS encoding DUF4174 domain-containing protein — MTRPIDETPTNIVVLKYILSLVSEAGTVQSSTNHAINMSSFSLSSQQWENRVLLVFAPSVENRDYQQQMQLLQEYKTGFADRDLVQVQVLTQGNSYANEQQIDESSTTKLRDRFNVGKDDFHVFLIGKDGGVKRHDTIPVQATTIFAEIDAMPMRQQEIREQGSK, encoded by the coding sequence ATGACAAGACCAATTGATGAAACACCAACCAATATTGTGGTACTTAAGTACATTTTATCGCTAGTGAGCGAAGCTGGTACTGTTCAAAGTTCAACTAATCATGCCATCAATATGTCCTCTTTTAGCCTGAGTTCTCAACAATGGGAAAACCGCGTCCTACTAGTGTTTGCACCATCTGTTGAAAATCGTGACTACCAGCAGCAGATGCAGTTATTGCAAGAGTATAAAACTGGTTTTGCAGACCGGGATTTAGTTCAAGTTCAAGTTTTAACTCAAGGTAACAGCTATGCCAACGAACAGCAAATAGATGAGTCTTCTACTACCAAGTTGCGCGATCGCTTTAATGTAGGTAAAGACGATTTTCATGTCTTTTTGATAGGTAAAGACGGTGGCGTTAAGCGCCATGACACTATACCAGTCCAGGCAACAACAATTTTTGCTGAGATTGATGCTATGCCCATGCGACAGCAAGAAATACGAGAGCAAGGTAGTAAGTAA
- a CDS encoding DUF5615 family PIN-like protein, producing MCNELFIDAIAVRDLSLLGAKDYQVLEYAFNEERILVTANVRDFEKFDRATEIYAGIVFICQGDLSRNEQITIVKEAVNAIFTELENGRDMLNRVLYIEEDGTKRFENLR from the coding sequence TTGTGTAACGAGCTTTTTATTGATGCAATTGCTGTTAGAGATCTTTCTTTACTTGGTGCAAAAGATTATCAAGTTTTAGAATATGCTTTTAATGAGGAGCGTATTCTTGTAACAGCAAATGTTCGGGATTTTGAAAAGTTTGATCGTGCTACAGAAATCTATGCTGGTATTGTATTCATTTGCCAGGGAGATTTATCTAGAAATGAGCAAATAACTATTGTCAAAGAAGCTGTAAATGCAATTTTTACTGAATTAGAAAATGGACGCGATATGTTAAACCGTGTCCTATATATAGAAGAAGATGGTACTAAAAGGTTTGAGAATTTGAGGTAA
- a CDS encoding site-specific integrase — translation MATSTSFLEQTYKLTIGDSFTTLSLDPDVIDQLLKDTRSAGTRRAYEKDLKDFFVYSTGQQLNRDLVLEFLHLEQRHAVAVVLKFKSYLMNERKLAENTINRKLAAIKSMVAMCCSLQT, via the coding sequence ATGGCTACTAGTACCTCTTTCTTAGAACAAACCTACAAACTAACCATAGGGGACAGTTTCACCACACTCTCATTAGATCCAGATGTTATCGACCAGTTATTAAAAGATACCCGTAGCGCTGGAACGCGCCGTGCCTACGAGAAAGATTTGAAAGATTTTTTTGTCTACTCAACCGGACAGCAACTCAATAGAGATTTAGTGTTAGAGTTTTTGCACCTGGAACAGCGTCATGCAGTCGCGGTTGTTCTCAAGTTTAAATCTTACCTGATGAACGAACGCAAGCTAGCCGAGAATACTATCAACCGGAAGTTAGCAGCTATAAAATCAATGGTAGCTATGTGTTGTAGCTTGCAAACATAA
- a CDS encoding tyrosine-type recombinase/integrase, which yields MAERILTESEVQLVINNTTNKCDRAIIRLLYFAGLRVSELCALKWRDLKARGDGGKITVFGRGDKTRTVLVGAGIWREIQELKGNSRKDDPVFVSGKGGHLCRSMVFHIVKNAAKRAGLEGNVSPHWLRHSHASHSLDRGTPIHLLQKTLGHSSVAITEMYLHARPTDSSSLYLPDEDE from the coding sequence TTGGCAGAGCGAATTTTAACTGAATCGGAAGTACAGCTAGTAATTAATAACACCACTAACAAATGCGATCGCGCGATTATCCGTTTACTTTATTTTGCAGGGTTGCGGGTATCGGAATTGTGTGCCTTAAAGTGGCGTGACCTCAAGGCGCGTGGCGATGGCGGAAAAATCACAGTGTTTGGTAGGGGTGATAAAACTAGAACTGTGCTAGTGGGTGCGGGTATTTGGCGAGAGATTCAAGAGTTAAAAGGCAACTCACGTAAAGATGACCCGGTGTTTGTTTCGGGTAAAGGTGGGCATCTGTGCCGGAGTATGGTTTTTCATATAGTAAAAAATGCAGCCAAAAGGGCAGGGTTAGAAGGAAATGTTAGTCCCCATTGGCTGCGGCACTCTCATGCATCGCATAGTCTCGACCGGGGTACGCCGATACACCTATTACAGAAAACACTGGGTCATAGTTCGGTGGCGATTACTGAAATGTATCTCCACGCCCGACCAACTGATAGTAGCTCTTTGTATTTACCAGATGAGGATGAGTAA
- a CDS encoding (Fe-S)-binding protein has protein sequence MQVSEGFEGKTASLKNLQGFDEKNPPDPKLIDSCVHCGFCLSTCPSYRVIGKEMDSPRGRIYLMDAINEGEIALNTASVEHFDSCLGCLACVTTCPSGVQYDKLISATRHQVERNYSRSLADRLVRQLIFSLFPNPDILRILLVPLLVYQRLGFSKFFRATGLLKNISPRLAAMESLLPEVTLKSFQDNLPDVIPARGEKRYRVGVILGCVQRLFFSPVNEATVRVLTANGCEVVIPKSQGCCAALPEHQGQTEQARALARQMIDSFEGSAVDYVIINAAGCGHTLKEYGHILQDDPEYREKAKQFAAKVRDAQEFLATVGLSAKLSPLASKPLSLVYQDACHLLHGQKISVQPRQLLQQIPGVKLKEPVDAAICCGSAGVYNMLQPEVAEELGKQKVRNLLNTGADLIASPNPGCSLQIQKHLKLQAKDVAIIHPMELLDYSIRGEKLEDM, from the coding sequence ATGCAGGTTTCGGAAGGTTTTGAGGGGAAGACGGCGAGTTTGAAGAATTTGCAGGGTTTTGATGAGAAGAATCCGCCTGATCCGAAGTTAATTGATTCTTGTGTGCATTGTGGGTTTTGTCTTTCGACTTGTCCGAGTTATCGGGTGATTGGTAAGGAGATGGATTCTCCGAGGGGACGCATCTATTTAATGGATGCGATTAATGAGGGTGAGATTGCTTTGAATACGGCGAGTGTTGAACATTTTGATTCTTGTTTGGGTTGTTTGGCGTGTGTGACAACTTGTCCTTCGGGGGTGCAGTATGACAAGTTGATTTCGGCGACTCGTCACCAGGTTGAGAGGAATTATTCGCGTAGTTTGGCGGATCGGTTGGTTAGGCAGTTAATATTTTCTTTGTTTCCTAATCCTGATATTTTACGGATTTTGTTAGTACCGTTGTTAGTTTATCAGAGGTTGGGTTTTTCTAAGTTTTTTCGGGCGACTGGGTTATTGAAGAATATATCACCTCGGCTGGCGGCAATGGAGTCGCTTTTACCGGAGGTGACGCTGAAGTCTTTTCAGGATAATTTACCAGATGTGATTCCGGCACGGGGTGAGAAGCGCTATCGAGTCGGGGTGATTTTGGGGTGTGTACAACGGTTATTTTTCTCGCCTGTGAATGAAGCAACGGTGCGGGTGTTGACAGCGAATGGTTGTGAGGTGGTAATTCCCAAGTCTCAAGGTTGTTGTGCGGCGCTTCCGGAACACCAAGGACAAACTGAACAAGCTAGGGCTTTGGCTAGGCAGATGATTGATAGTTTTGAAGGTAGCGCTGTAGATTATGTGATTATCAATGCTGCTGGTTGTGGTCATACTTTGAAAGAATATGGGCATATTTTGCAGGATGATCCAGAATATCGAGAGAAGGCGAAGCAGTTTGCAGCGAAGGTAAGGGATGCACAAGAGTTTTTAGCAACAGTTGGGTTGAGTGCAAAGTTGTCACCGTTAGCTAGTAAACCATTGAGTTTGGTTTATCAGGATGCCTGTCACTTGTTGCATGGACAAAAGATTAGTGTGCAACCACGTCAGTTATTGCAGCAAATTCCAGGGGTGAAGTTGAAAGAACCTGTGGATGCAGCGATATGTTGTGGTAGTGCGGGGGTTTACAATATGCTGCAACCGGAAGTGGCTGAAGAGTTGGGTAAGCAAAAAGTACGGAATTTGTTAAATACTGGTGCTGATTTGATTGCTTCACCAAATCCGGGTTGTAGTTTGCAGATTCAGAAACATTTGAAGTTGCAAGCAAAGGATGTTGCGATTATACATCCGATGGAGTTGTTAGATTATTCAATTCGGGGTGAAAAGTTAGAGGACATGTAG
- a CDS encoding EF-hand domain-containing protein yields MATEQELQSLFDTLDTDQDGKVSINELFLSPGLSAIISAETGISSPQELLAMYGDKDGSITFEELKKVVEKAGNLN; encoded by the coding sequence ATGGCAACCGAACAAGAACTTCAATCTCTTTTTGATACCTTAGATACCGATCAAGATGGTAAAGTCTCCATTAATGAGCTTTTTCTAAGCCCTGGCTTAAGTGCAATCATCTCAGCAGAAACCGGTATCAGTAGCCCCCAGGAATTGCTAGCTATGTATGGAGATAAAGACGGTAGTATCACCTTTGAAGAGTTAAAGAAAGTTGTTGAGAAAGCAGGGAATTTAAACTAA
- a CDS encoding IS1 family transposase (programmed frameshift), producing MECPRCGSCHNRKNGKKRGKQNHICCDCGRQFIDVYKPPRGYSDEIKQECLKMYVNGMGFRGIERVKNVHHTTIIHWVKRVGTQLADTPNSKEIPQVGELDELETFIGFKKNKIWLWTAVNHFTQGILAWVLGDRSSTTFQQLWNIVQCWQSYFYVTDGYPVYPCFVPDGDQIVSKTYMTRVENENTRLRHYLARLHRKTLCYSKTEEMLRYSVRLLLHYLKYRSVPLPA from the exons ATGGAATGTCCACGCTGTGGATCTTGTCATAACCGTAAGAATGGAAAGAAAAGAGGTAAACAGAATCACATTTGCTGTGATTGTGGTCGTCAATTCATTGATGTCTATAAACCACCCAGGGGCTACTCGGATGAAATCAAACAAGAATGCCTAAAAATGTACGTCAATGGTATGGGATTTCGTGGAATTGAAAGGGTGAAAAACGTTCATCATACTACCATTATTCATTGGGTTAAACGAGTGGGTACACAATTGGCGGATACACCAAATTCAAAGGAAATTCCGCAGGTGGGAGAACTAGATGAATTAGAAACATTTATTGGTT TCAAAAAAAATAAAATCTGGTTGTGGACGGCGGTAAATCACTTTACTCAAGGTATTCTTGCTTGGGTTTTAGGTGATCGTAGTTCGACTACTTTCCAACAGTTATGGAACATTGTCCAGTGTTGGCAGAGTTATTTTTACGTCACAGATGGATACCCTGTTTACCCTTGTTTTGTTCCTGATGGTGACCAAATTGTGAGTAAGACCTACATGACACGAGTCGAAAATGAAAACACAAGGCTTAGACATTATTTGGCTCGTCTTCATCGTAAAACTTTATGTTATTCCAAAACCGAGGAAATGCTGAGATACTCTGTTCGATTGTTATTGCACTACCTCAAATATCGTTCTGTTCCCTTACCTGCCTAA
- a CDS encoding DUF433 domain-containing protein encodes MVYLRLIKEINFIPVDYRSFLYQSLVKAFEQKLPIIEIAKFVKIEVEPIVQEVLEFIKRFQAWKENLVSDPNIMGGETVFPNSRLTVRHIGSMLDRGESLDIIREDYPYLTEEDIKFAQVYVKAYPSVGRPKKN; translated from the coding sequence TTGGTTTATTTACGTTTAATTAAAGAGATAAACTTTATTCCTGTTGATTATCGTTCGTTTCTTTATCAAAGCTTAGTTAAAGCTTTTGAGCAAAAATTACCAATAATTGAAATAGCAAAATTTGTCAAAATAGAAGTTGAGCCTATAGTCCAGGAGGTTTTAGAATTTATCAAACGTTTTCAAGCGTGGAAAGAAAATTTAGTTTCTGATCCGAACATAATGGGCGGAGAAACGGTGTTTCCTAATTCTCGGCTTACGGTTCGTCATATTGGTTCAATGCTTGATAGAGGAGAGTCCCTAGACATTATTCGTGAAGACTACCCTTATTTGACTGAAGAAGATATAAAATTTGCTCAAGTTTACGTAAAAGCTTACCCAAGTGTTGGACGACCTAAAAAGAATTAA
- the psb34 gene encoding photosystem II assembly protein Psb34 produces the protein MYTTVNEDGVLNNYATEPKMYYAQYPAIWEQRKYVIQAVFASLIVTTLVLVAFSVS, from the coding sequence ATGTATACAACAGTTAACGAAGACGGTGTTCTCAATAACTACGCAACTGAACCCAAGATGTACTATGCCCAGTACCCTGCAATTTGGGAACAACGCAAATACGTTATCCAAGCTGTTTTTGCATCTTTAATTGTCACTACTCTAGTTTTGGTTGCTTTTAGTGTTAGCTAA
- a CDS encoding ABC transporter ATP-binding protein, whose protein sequence is MANFRDILNYFRPYWGLSIFSIAATSVYEIIDLVVPYAIGQILNVLSHQPLDQPLVVAIATVANSINYPVNQLLSLGVLLGLIFLVTVVRAPIQPWLTNWFHWGIALKARRDQHQKAIEKILTLPLEFYDENNPGRIAGRVARGVANHTWTYPEIAGQMIPKLFRVLGIFVFIWFVEWRIAILYLISFVVILGFTLRKLKRLVWHDNRLDKYSEGTESRTSEIISNIKTVKAFAAEAKELERQKVRLERELTVVDYRIHKGYVKLNTWQRTVIQFCVFTILGWTLVETVAGKISLGHFIMTLTLSSMAYAELEPISVLAEIFARRYSSMVRFHEFLQEPSGVDAVGLLEKRQPDSTYQFTGKVEFSHVSFGYEPQRPVLQDINLLIEPYQTLALVGRSGSGKSTLVKLLLRYFEPNEGQILIDGQNIRTLDVGNYRRRLAIVHQEVDVFNGTVLDNLKYGRPDVTLEQVEEACRIARLDEVIQHLPQGYYTVVGERGVRLSGGQRQRLGIARALLVEPDVLIFDEATSSLDYESERSIQLAMRSLQGTRTTIVIAHRLSTVREADQIVVLDQGKIIEVGNHEELLRHGGIYHRLHALQETGELLS, encoded by the coding sequence ATGGCTAACTTTAGAGATATTCTCAATTACTTTCGTCCTTACTGGGGGCTGAGTATTTTCAGTATTGCAGCTACCAGTGTTTACGAAATTATCGATTTGGTCGTACCGTATGCGATCGGGCAGATTTTGAATGTGTTGTCTCATCAACCGTTAGATCAGCCACTGGTAGTAGCGATCGCCACAGTTGCAAACAGTATCAATTACCCAGTCAATCAACTTCTATCTTTAGGTGTATTGCTGGGTTTAATTTTTCTTGTCACCGTGGTGAGAGCGCCGATCCAACCTTGGTTAACTAATTGGTTTCATTGGGGTATTGCCTTAAAAGCGCGTCGAGATCAACATCAAAAAGCAATTGAAAAGATTCTCACCTTACCCCTAGAATTTTATGACGAAAATAACCCCGGACGCATTGCCGGACGAGTAGCTAGAGGTGTCGCCAACCACACTTGGACTTATCCCGAAATCGCTGGACAGATGATTCCCAAGCTATTTCGGGTGTTGGGAATATTTGTATTTATCTGGTTTGTGGAGTGGCGAATAGCAATTTTGTATTTAATTTCCTTTGTGGTTATTCTTGGTTTTACTTTGAGAAAGTTAAAGCGCCTAGTTTGGCATGATAACCGCTTGGATAAATACTCTGAGGGAACAGAAAGTCGAACTTCTGAAATTATCAGTAATATTAAAACAGTAAAAGCATTTGCGGCAGAAGCAAAAGAACTAGAACGACAAAAAGTCCGTTTAGAACGTGAACTAACTGTAGTGGATTATCGTATCCACAAAGGTTACGTGAAGCTGAATACCTGGCAAAGAACTGTGATTCAGTTTTGCGTATTCACAATCTTAGGTTGGACGCTAGTAGAAACTGTAGCTGGTAAAATTTCTCTTGGTCACTTTATCATGACACTAACTCTTTCCAGCATGGCCTATGCAGAGTTGGAACCAATTAGCGTATTGGCAGAGATTTTCGCCCGTCGCTACAGTTCTATGGTGCGGTTTCACGAGTTTCTACAAGAACCATCAGGAGTTGATGCGGTTGGTCTTTTGGAGAAACGGCAACCAGATTCTACTTATCAATTTACAGGAAAAGTTGAGTTTTCCCACGTTAGTTTTGGTTACGAACCTCAGCGTCCTGTTTTGCAGGACATCAATCTCTTGATTGAACCATATCAAACATTAGCATTGGTGGGCAGATCAGGTTCGGGTAAATCTACTTTGGTTAAATTACTATTGCGCTATTTTGAACCGAATGAAGGTCAAATTCTGATTGATGGTCAAAATATTCGCACTCTGGATGTGGGAAATTATCGCCGGAGACTGGCAATAGTTCACCAAGAAGTAGATGTATTTAACGGAACTGTCTTGGATAATCTCAAGTATGGTAGACCAGATGTCACCCTTGAGCAAGTCGAGGAAGCTTGTAGAATCGCCAGACTTGATGAAGTCATCCAGCATCTGCCCCAAGGTTATTACACTGTGGTAGGAGAAAGAGGTGTAAGGTTATCTGGTGGACAAAGACAGCGCCTGGGAATTGCCAGGGCGTTACTAGTAGAACCAGATGTACTGATTTTTGACGAAGCGACTTCTAGCTTAGATTATGAGTCGGAACGTTCGATTCAATTGGCAATGCGATCGCTCCAAGGAACTCGTACTACAATTGTGATTGCTCACCGCCTGAGTACAGTCCGAGAAGCAGATCAGATTGTGGTTTTAGATCAAGGCAAAATCATAGAAGTAGGTAATCATGAAGAACTTCTGCGTCACGGTGGTATTTACCATCGCTTACACGCACTCCAAGAGACTGGTGAATTACTGAGTTAA
- a CDS encoding tyrosine-type recombinase/integrase yields MSPYRLRHFLLTWLKKQGIDDALIQPYSGHSSRQSLEVYSRLSIGEAQKEYDSVIGKFPV; encoded by the coding sequence ATCTCTCCTTATAGACTGCGACATTTCCTGCTAACGTGGCTAAAAAAGCAAGGAATTGATGATGCACTGATTCAACCTTACTCTGGACATTCGTCCCGGCAATCACTGGAAGTTTACTCACGATTGTCCATAGGAGAAGCCCAAAAAGAATACGACTCTGTGATCGGAAAGTTCCCTGTGTAA
- a CDS encoding Arm DNA-binding domain-containing protein, protein MNTLFSYPNITNKIQKCPKGSVAISVNRGRLRLGLPRQLYEGNQKYLVLGLADTPENRQIAEQKAHEIEQDIRTGCFDEILAKYKPQRHSSIVKPEEPYTVLTISQLWDRYIDCKRQTLKPRSLDKLSVLEKHIKRCPYQSLDESIKIRISLLQQTTNSQAKDVLMYLSAACKWGMKYGLVAFNPFEGMYKELPKHKWQENS, encoded by the coding sequence GTGAATACATTATTTTCGTATCCAAATATCACGAATAAAATACAAAAATGTCCGAAAGGTTCTGTAGCCATTAGTGTGAATCGGGGAAGATTAAGATTAGGACTTCCTAGACAACTTTATGAAGGAAATCAGAAATACTTAGTACTTGGGCTTGCTGACACTCCCGAAAATCGACAGATTGCAGAACAAAAAGCACATGAGATAGAACAAGATATTAGAACTGGATGCTTTGATGAGATACTGGCCAAATACAAACCTCAAAGACATTCATCTATAGTTAAACCAGAGGAACCATACACAGTACTGACAATATCCCAATTGTGGGATAGGTATATTGACTGCAAACGTCAAACGTTAAAACCTAGAAGCTTAGATAAACTATCTGTCCTGGAAAAACATATTAAACGCTGTCCTTATCAATCATTAGACGAAAGTATCAAAATTCGTATTTCGCTGTTACAACAAACTACCAATTCGCAAGCTAAAGATGTATTGATGTATCTTTCAGCTGCTTGTAAATGGGGTATGAAATATGGTTTAGTTGCTTTTAATCCTTTTGAAGGCATGTATAAAGAACTTCCCAAGCATAAATGGCAAGAGAATTCATAA
- a CDS encoding HNH endonuclease signature motif containing protein, whose product MSQRLCEFCSIPLIRREEEKTRDFAKRRFCNKSCSTRYTNIKHPKPKLGRQINCLGCNTIVHLKPYKGGGYIRRKYCDACLKKAKGKIAIGNQRKPDFLQRTKAEVFSKSASWQAARSKVQRSASKLFHQKYPQASCQICGYDKHIEVCHIEPVSSFPQDALISEINALSNLVGLCPNHHWEFDNGLLILPLEKPHSAP is encoded by the coding sequence GTGTCTCAAAGGCTTTGTGAATTTTGTTCGATTCCTTTAATAAGACGTGAAGAAGAAAAAACTCGTGATTTTGCTAAAAGAAGATTTTGTAACAAATCCTGCTCAACAAGATACACAAATATAAAGCACCCGAAACCCAAACTAGGAAGGCAGATCAACTGCTTAGGATGCAACACAATCGTTCACCTCAAACCCTACAAGGGAGGGGGCTACATTAGACGAAAGTATTGCGATGCCTGCCTGAAAAAGGCTAAAGGAAAGATTGCTATTGGAAACCAAAGAAAGCCTGATTTTCTACAGAGAACCAAGGCAGAGGTTTTTTCTAAGAGTGCTTCTTGGCAGGCTGCTAGAAGCAAAGTTCAAAGGAGTGCCTCTAAGCTGTTTCACCAAAAATACCCTCAAGCCTCCTGTCAGATTTGTGGATATGACAAGCACATTGAAGTTTGCCATATTGAACCTGTTAGTAGCTTTCCTCAAGATGCCTTAATCTCTGAAATAAATGCATTGTCTAATCTTGTAGGCTTATGCCCTAACCATCATTGGGAATTTGATAATGGATTACTAATCCTACCCCTTGAAAAACCTCATAGCGCACCATAG